One genomic region from Strix uralensis isolate ZFMK-TIS-50842 chromosome 5, bStrUra1, whole genome shotgun sequence encodes:
- the LOC141943738 gene encoding transmembrane protein 209-like has protein sequence MAAEQSPASSVIDRAVKMRKEMEARKVVLAWGLLNVSLAGMIYTEMSGKLISSYYNITYWPLWYIELALASLFSLNALFDFWVYFKYTVAPTSLVMSPRQQTLLGLQNAAVQTTPARELAAKKAPSLTPSPPIQGQSVLSSSPSRCPSASPKFTTGCTPGYSPQRQALSSTSAAYGGAGTYSPGSSSSQVSSCSCSPSGSPSPTGIGPVESSSLRSRYCSSPGLCNSPTGEEDYTTDLKALHTFLRNEEQKQQRIVTHVFCTYLDSRLPPHPKYPDGKTFTSQHFIQTPDKPDTSNENVFCIYQSSINPPHHELIYRRHVYNLPKGRNNLFHTLLMFLYIIKTKESGMLGRVNLGLSGVNVLWIFGE, from the exons atggcagcagagcagagtcCAGCAAGTTCCGTCATCGACAGGGCCGtcaagatgaggaaggagatggaagCCCGGAAAGTGGTCTTGGCCTGGGGGCTCCTTAATGTGTCTCTCGCAGGCATGATCTATACTGAAAT gtCTGGAAAACTCATAAGCTCCTATTACAACATCACATACTGGCCACTCTGGTATATTG aacttGCACTTGCATCTCTGTTCAGCCTGAATGCCTTATTTGATTTCTGGGTGTACTTCAAATACACGGTGGCACCGACCAGCTTGGTCATGAGTCCtcgccagcagaccctgctggggtTGCAGAATGCAG cGGTACAAACAACTCCAGCGCGTGAGCTGGCGGCAAAGAAAGCCCCGTCTCTGACACCTTCTCCTCCGATCCAGGGCCAGAGTGTGCTGAGTTCCAGCCCGTCCCGCTGCCCAAGCGCCAGTCCAAAGTTTACTACCGGTTGTaccccagggtacagccctcAACGACAGGCTCTGTCAAGCACCAGCGCTGCTTACGGCGGTGCTGGAACCtattccccaggcagcagctccagtcaG gtttccagctgcagctgctctcctAGCGGGTCACCGTCCCCCACTGGCATTGGgccagtggaaagcagcagcttaagGTCTCGTTACTGCTCTTCCCCCGGTCTGTGTAATTCTCCTACGGGCGAAGAAGATTATACGACAGACCTCAAGGCACTGCACACCTTCCTTCGGAacgaagaacagaagcagcagaga atcgTCACGCACGTGTTCTGCACTTACCTCGACTCCAGGCTGCCGCCTCACCCCAAATATCCCGACGGCAAAACCTTCACTTCCCAACACTTCATTCAGACACCGGATAAACCAG ACACTTCGAATGAAAACGTATTTTGCATCTACCAGAGCAGCATCAATCCGCCCCACCACGAGCTGATCTACCGGCGCCACGTCTACAACCTGCCCAAG GGCAGAAACAACCTGTTCCACACCTTGCTCATGTTCCTGTACATCATCAAGACCAAGGAGTCGGGGATGCTGGG GCGTGTCAATCTGGGTTTATCCGGTGTCAACGTCCTGTGGATTTTTGGAGAGTAA
- the LOC141943736 gene encoding transmembrane protein 209-like: MAAEQSPASSVIDRAVKMRKEMEARKVVLAWGLLNVSLAGMIYTEMSGKLISSYYNITYWPLWYIELALASLFSLNALFDFWVYFKYTVAPTSLVMSPRQQTLLGLQNAAVQTTPARELAAKKAPSLTPSPPIQGQSVLSSSPSRCPSASPKFTTGCTPGYSPQRQALSSTSAAYGGAGTYSPGSSSSQVSSCSCSPSGSPSPTGIGPVESSSLRSRYCSSPGLCNSPTGEEDYTTDLKALHTFLRNEEQKQQRIITHVFCTYLDSRLPPHPKYPDGKTFTSQHFIQTPDKPDTSNENVFCIYQSSINPPHHELIYRRHVYNLPKGRNNLFHTLLMFLYIIKTKESGMLGRVNLGLSGVNVLWIFGE; encoded by the exons atggcagcagagcagagtcCAGCAAGTTCCGTCATCGACAGGGCCGtcaagatgaggaaggagatggaagCCCGGAAAGTGGTCTTGGCCTGGGGGCTCCTTAATGTGTCTCTCGCAGGCATGATCTATACTGAAAT gtCTGGAAAACTCATAAGCTCCTATTACAACATCACATACTGGCCACTCTGGTATATTG aacttGCACTTGCATCTCTGTTCAGCCTGAATGCCTTATTTGATTTCTGGGTGTACTTCAAATACACGGTGGCACCGACCAGCTTGGTCATGAGTCCtcgccagcagaccctgctggggtTGCAGAATGCAG cGGTACAAACAACTCCAGCGCGTGAGCTGGCGGCAAAGAAAGCCCCGTCTCTGACACCTTCTCCTCCGATCCAGGGCCAGAGTGTGCTGAGTTCCAGCCCGTCCCGCTGCCCAAGCGCCAGTCCAAAGTTTACTACCGGTTGTaccccagggtacagccctcAACGACAGGCTCTGTCAAGCACCAGCGCTGCTTACGGCGGTGCTGGAACCtattccccaggcagcagctccagtcaG gtttccagctgcagctgctctcctAGCGGGTCACCGTCCCCCACTGGCATTGGgccagtggaaagcagcagcttaagGTCTCGTTACTGCTCTTCCCCCGGTCTGTGTAATTCTCCTACGGGCGAAGAAGATTATACGACAGACCTCAAGGCACTGCACACCTTCCTTCGGAacgaagaacagaagcagcagaga atcaTCACGCACGTGTTCTGCACTTACCTCGACTCCAGGCTGCCGCCTCACCCCAAATATCCCGACGGCAAAACCTTCACTTCCCAACACTTCATTCAGACACCGGATAAACCAG ACACTTCGAATGAAAACGTATTTTGCATCTACCAGAGCAGCATCAATCCGCCCCACCACGAGCTGATCTACCGGCGCCACGTCTACAACCTGCCCAAG GGCAGAAACAACCTGTTCCACACCTTGCTCATGTTCCTGTACATCATCAAGACCAAGGAGTCGGGGATGCTGGG GCGTGTCAATCTGGGTTTATCCGGTGTCAACGTCCTGTGGATTTTTGGAGAGTAA